In the Ilumatobacteraceae bacterium genome, one interval contains:
- a CDS encoding NAD(P)H-dependent oxidoreductase — translation MRVLAVYCHPDPESFVAAARDRALAGLRSAGHDVRFTDLYADGFDPTMTADERRTHKEPGVAPELQQYADDLAWAEALVLIYPTWMSGQPAMLKGWIDRVWVAGVAWEMRDGDRTPTPKLRNLRRLVVVTTHGSSKLINSLQGESGKRTVTRSIRAMCARRARTTWCAFYGVDTRDEADRSEFLDRVESTLAGL, via the coding sequence ATGCGCGTCCTCGCGGTCTACTGCCATCCGGACCCCGAGTCGTTCGTCGCCGCGGCACGCGACCGTGCGCTCGCCGGTCTCCGGTCGGCCGGACACGACGTCCGGTTCACCGACCTGTACGCCGACGGATTCGACCCGACGATGACCGCCGACGAACGCCGCACCCACAAGGAACCGGGCGTCGCTCCGGAATTGCAGCAGTACGCCGACGACCTCGCGTGGGCGGAGGCCCTGGTGCTGATCTATCCGACCTGGATGAGCGGCCAGCCGGCGATGCTCAAGGGCTGGATCGACCGGGTGTGGGTGGCGGGCGTGGCGTGGGAGATGCGCGACGGCGACCGGACGCCGACCCCGAAACTGCGCAACCTCCGGCGACTCGTGGTGGTCACCACGCACGGTTCGTCGAAGCTGATCAACTCGCTGCAGGGCGAGAGCGGCAAACGGACGGTCACCCGATCGATCCGGGCGATGTGTGCACGGCGGGCCCGCACCACCTGGTGCGCTTTCTACGGCGTCGACACTCGCGACGAGGCCGACAGGTCGGAGTTCCTCGACCGAGTCGAGTCGACGCTCGCCGGCCTCTGA
- a CDS encoding cytochrome c biogenesis CcdA family protein, with amino-acid sequence MFSGPFALALTTGMVATVNPCGFALLPAYLSAFVGLDDGDERPSPAKAIMQALKVSAVLTAGFVTVFALFGAVITKVFDGIEEHLPWATIVIGFGLIGLGIYLLTGRQLILNIPKLNKGGADGTMFSMYLFGVSYAVASLSCTIGPFLVVTSQTFGKGSYVSGVFVFVLYGLGMGIIIGILTLAVALAKQGVVAKFRSLLPRVNKIAGVLLVIAGAYVAYYGWFEIRVLNGVVGDDPVYDNAIRIQNWMQNQIPTVDSAPRFGLVVGLLLAAVGAWAYRRRGGAASTAEADDEVAPEVAVES; translated from the coding sequence GTGTTCAGTGGACCTTTCGCCCTCGCACTCACCACCGGCATGGTGGCGACCGTCAACCCGTGTGGCTTCGCGCTGCTCCCGGCGTACCTGTCGGCGTTCGTCGGTCTCGACGACGGTGACGAGCGTCCCAGCCCGGCCAAGGCGATCATGCAGGCACTCAAGGTGTCCGCCGTGCTCACCGCCGGGTTCGTCACCGTGTTCGCGCTGTTCGGCGCCGTCATCACCAAGGTGTTCGACGGAATCGAGGAGCACCTGCCGTGGGCGACGATCGTCATCGGGTTCGGTTTGATCGGGCTCGGCATCTATCTGCTGACCGGTCGACAGTTGATCCTCAACATCCCCAAGCTCAACAAGGGCGGGGCCGACGGCACGATGTTCTCGATGTACTTGTTCGGCGTGTCGTACGCCGTGGCCTCGCTGTCGTGCACGATCGGCCCGTTCCTCGTCGTCACGTCGCAGACGTTCGGCAAGGGCAGCTACGTGTCGGGGGTGTTCGTGTTCGTGCTGTACGGCCTCGGCATGGGCATCATCATCGGCATCCTGACCTTGGCCGTCGCGCTCGCAAAGCAGGGCGTCGTCGCCAAGTTCCGGTCGCTGCTGCCCCGCGTGAACAAGATCGCCGGGGTGCTGCTCGTGATCGCCGGTGCCTACGTCGCCTACTACGGCTGGTTCGAGATCCGGGTGCTCAACGGCGTTGTCGGCGACGACCCCGTGTACGACAACGCGATCCGCATCCAGAACTGGATGCAGAACCAGATCCCCACCGTCGACAGCGCACCGCGATTCGGGCTGGTGGTCGGCCTGCTGCTGGCAGCGGTCGGCGCATGGGCGTATCGCCGGAGGGGCGGGGCGGCATCGACCGCCGAGGCCGACGACGAGGTCGCGCCCGAGGTCGCCGTCGAATCCTGA
- a CDS encoding TRAM domain-containing protein, producing the protein MPDDQFPTLRVSPERFIAGGEVLGHDDTGRVVFVRGGAPGDDVSVQIVEQKGEWSRGVVTEVHAPSPDRVEPPCVRRREGCGGCDWQHLAVAAQLPAKMEIVRDALRRTGKLDSPTLTLGRSVPADGYRTTIRVVGGPDGRASYRQDRSHDTVPASGCLIAHPTLERVIEAIRITPELEVSLRVSEATGQITARWDKRKGEVHGLARTVYTGANAFLVERVAGHDLQVSAGSFFQSGPAAAELLVDAVGRAAPELATAATVLDAYAGVGLFAVTCAPPTAKVITVETSRAAVEDCRVNLEGRDARIEQSEVSTWRPGHGLTIDVAIADPARSGLGRPGTAAMVAADPDVLVLVSCDPVALARDADLLARQGYRHDGTEVLDLFPHTHHVECVTRFVRA; encoded by the coding sequence GTGCCCGACGACCAGTTCCCGACCTTGCGCGTCTCGCCGGAGCGGTTCATCGCCGGCGGCGAGGTGCTCGGCCACGACGACACCGGCCGCGTCGTGTTCGTCCGGGGCGGTGCGCCGGGCGACGACGTGTCGGTGCAGATCGTCGAACAGAAGGGCGAGTGGTCGCGAGGTGTCGTCACCGAGGTGCACGCCCCCTCGCCCGACCGCGTCGAACCGCCGTGCGTGCGCCGGCGGGAAGGCTGCGGCGGCTGCGACTGGCAACACCTCGCCGTCGCGGCCCAGCTCCCGGCGAAGATGGAGATCGTGCGCGACGCACTCCGCCGTACCGGCAAGCTCGACTCGCCGACGCTCACCCTCGGTCGCTCGGTCCCGGCCGACGGGTACCGCACGACCATCCGGGTCGTCGGTGGCCCCGACGGGCGGGCGTCGTACCGCCAGGATCGCTCCCACGACACGGTCCCGGCCTCCGGATGCCTCATCGCCCACCCCACCTTGGAGCGGGTGATCGAGGCGATCCGCATCACCCCCGAACTCGAGGTCTCGCTCCGGGTGTCGGAAGCGACCGGTCAGATCACCGCCCGCTGGGACAAGCGCAAGGGCGAGGTGCACGGGCTGGCCCGGACGGTCTACACCGGCGCCAACGCCTTCCTCGTCGAGCGGGTCGCCGGCCACGACCTGCAGGTGTCGGCCGGCTCGTTCTTCCAGAGCGGCCCGGCTGCCGCCGAACTGTTGGTCGACGCCGTCGGGCGCGCCGCTCCCGAGCTGGCGACGGCCGCGACCGTGCTCGACGCCTATGCCGGCGTCGGACTGTTCGCCGTGACCTGCGCACCGCCCACGGCGAAGGTGATCACGGTCGAGACCTCCCGCGCCGCGGTCGAGGACTGCAGGGTGAACCTGGAGGGACGCGACGCCCGGATCGAACAGAGCGAGGTCAGCACCTGGCGACCGGGGCACGGTCTGACGATCGACGTCGCGATCGCCGATCCGGCTCGGTCCGGTCTGGGCCGACCCGGCACCGCAGCGATGGTCGCCGCCGACCCCGACGTGTTGGTGCTCGTCAGCTGCGACCCCGTTGCGCTCGCACGCGACGCCGACCTGCTCGCCCGGCAGGGCTACCGACACGACGGCACCGAGGTCCTCGACCTGTTCCCGCACACACATCACGTCGAATGCGTCACCCGGTTCGTCCGGGCCTGA
- a CDS encoding DUF3179 domain-containing protein, translating to MRHSLIGLAGIFVVAACGAGDDTVAPPPTATNEAPGVTSEPTADDESPEPEIVPFEIVPSSPVDVTVSGLTMHRERTVPDGAPTPLVEFDEIRSGGPPPDGIPPVDEPKFLNVGDVDFLADNEPVLALEIDGDARAYPVQIMTWHEIANDTVGGVPVAVSYCPLCNSAVAYDRRLDDRVLDFGTSGLLYNSALVMYDRQTETLWSHFTGEGIIGELTGTDLDVFPLATVSWQTFREANPDGLVLSRDTGFSRDYGRNPYPGYDDVDGVPFLFEGEVDGRYTALTRIVGVEDGAAAVGIPLADLRDAEVVTGSIDGRPLMAWWASGTASALESSAIVDGVDVGATGVFVPVVDGTPLTFSAVGDGTFTDAETGSTWNLLGEAVAGDLSGSRLEPYVHVDTFWFAWSTFRPDTEIVTG from the coding sequence ATGCGCCACTCCCTGATCGGTCTCGCCGGCATCTTCGTGGTCGCCGCGTGCGGCGCCGGCGACGACACCGTCGCCCCTCCCCCCACCGCGACGAACGAGGCACCGGGCGTCACATCGGAGCCGACCGCCGACGACGAGTCGCCCGAACCGGAGATCGTGCCGTTCGAGATCGTGCCGTCGTCGCCGGTCGACGTCACCGTGAGCGGTCTGACGATGCACCGAGAGCGGACCGTGCCCGATGGCGCACCGACCCCGCTGGTCGAGTTCGACGAGATCCGCAGCGGTGGCCCGCCACCCGACGGTATCCCCCCGGTCGACGAGCCGAAGTTCCTGAACGTCGGCGATGTCGACTTCCTCGCCGACAACGAACCGGTGCTCGCACTCGAGATCGACGGTGATGCCAGGGCCTACCCGGTGCAGATCATGACCTGGCACGAGATCGCCAACGACACCGTCGGCGGCGTGCCGGTCGCCGTCTCGTACTGCCCGCTCTGCAACTCGGCGGTCGCCTACGACCGACGGCTCGACGACCGGGTCCTCGATTTCGGCACCTCCGGGCTGCTGTACAACTCGGCGCTGGTGATGTACGACCGACAGACCGAGACGCTGTGGAGCCACTTCACCGGCGAGGGCATCATCGGCGAGTTGACGGGCACCGACCTCGACGTGTTCCCGCTCGCGACCGTCTCGTGGCAGACGTTCCGCGAGGCGAACCCGGACGGACTCGTACTCAGTCGCGACACCGGCTTCTCGCGCGACTACGGACGCAACCCCTACCCCGGCTACGACGACGTCGACGGCGTGCCGTTCCTGTTCGAGGGGGAGGTCGACGGTCGGTACACCGCGCTGACCCGCATCGTCGGCGTGGAAGACGGCGCGGCCGCGGTCGGCATCCCGCTCGCCGACCTGCGCGATGCGGAGGTGGTCACCGGGTCGATCGACGGACGCCCGCTCATGGCGTGGTGGGCCTCCGGCACCGCATCGGCGTTGGAGAGCTCGGCGATCGTCGACGGCGTCGACGTCGGGGCGACCGGCGTGTTCGTTCCGGTGGTCGACGGGACCCCGCTGACGTTCTCGGCGGTGGGCGACGGCACCTTCACCGATGCCGAGACCGGTTCGACGTGGAACCTGCTCGGCGAGGCCGTCGCCGGTGACCTGTCCGGTTCACGGCTCGAGCCCTACGTCCACGTCGACACGTTCTGGTTCGCCTGGTCGACGTTCCGCCCCGACACCGAGATCGTCACGGGATGA
- a CDS encoding aminotransferase class I/II-fold pyridoxal phosphate-dependent enzyme: MTGSADDDRFGLRSLDVERLRTKRGAKWGAHDVRFAAWVADMDFPVAPAITAALQQVLDGNEFGYPNWGGPFAKSPAAKLFVPRMAERFGWEARPDRVHDMIDVIQGVRSAVHHLSAPGDGVVLHMPAYHPFIDTIGEMERRLVSVTRHDGAFDYDDLERRLASTDTGATMWILCHPHNPLGHVFERAELERIAEIAARFDLTVISDEIHADLTMPGETHIPFESLGGEVSVRTVTVTSASKAFNLAGLRWAVLHAGSDRMHAALRSLPGHYLGAPNVMAVTATVAAWTDGGDWLDSVVGVVDENRRSLTDLLAQHLPGVVYEPPPATYLAWLDCRPLGLGDDPAETFAARGVALSPGPQFGPQGLGHARINLATSPDILAETVAAMAG, from the coding sequence ATGACCGGCTCGGCCGACGACGACCGCTTCGGGCTTCGTTCTCTCGACGTCGAACGGCTCCGCACCAAACGTGGAGCCAAGTGGGGCGCACACGACGTCCGCTTCGCGGCGTGGGTCGCCGACATGGACTTCCCCGTCGCTCCGGCGATCACCGCGGCGCTCCAGCAGGTGCTCGACGGCAACGAGTTCGGCTACCCGAACTGGGGCGGCCCGTTCGCGAAGTCGCCGGCCGCGAAGTTGTTCGTGCCTCGCATGGCCGAACGCTTCGGGTGGGAGGCGCGCCCCGACCGGGTGCACGACATGATCGACGTCATCCAGGGCGTCCGCAGCGCGGTGCACCACCTCTCGGCACCCGGCGACGGCGTGGTGCTGCACATGCCGGCCTACCACCCGTTCATCGACACGATCGGCGAGATGGAGCGTCGGCTGGTGTCGGTGACCCGGCACGACGGTGCATTCGACTACGACGACCTCGAACGACGGCTGGCCTCGACCGACACGGGCGCGACGATGTGGATCCTGTGCCACCCGCACAACCCGCTCGGCCACGTGTTCGAACGTGCCGAGCTCGAACGGATCGCGGAGATCGCGGCGCGCTTCGACCTGACGGTGATCTCCGACGAGATCCATGCCGACCTGACCATGCCGGGGGAGACGCACATCCCGTTCGAGTCGCTCGGCGGCGAGGTGTCGGTCCGCACGGTCACCGTCACGTCGGCGTCGAAGGCGTTCAACCTCGCCGGGTTGCGGTGGGCGGTGCTGCACGCCGGCAGCGACCGCATGCACGCCGCGCTGCGATCACTTCCCGGCCACTACCTCGGAGCCCCGAACGTGATGGCGGTCACGGCGACCGTGGCCGCGTGGACCGACGGCGGCGACTGGCTCGACTCCGTGGTCGGGGTCGTCGACGAGAACCGCCGTTCGTTGACCGACCTGCTCGCGCAGCACCTACCCGGCGTCGTGTACGAACCGCCCCCGGCCACGTACCTGGCATGGCTCGATTGCCGCCCCCTCGGCCTCGGCGACGACCCGGCCGAGACGTTCGCGGCGCGCGGCGTCGCGCTGAGCCCCGGTCCGCAGTTCGGCCCGCAAGGTCTCGGACACGCCCGCATCAACCTCGCGACCAGCCCGGACATTCTCGCCGAGACCGTCGCTGCGATGGCCGGCTGA
- a CDS encoding class I SAM-dependent methyltransferase, translating to MNEPGADTRDDDGDWLLRGSADVDDVTRFYDDWAGRYDDDLVDWSYEAPDVAARMLLEHGPNPSRVLDAGCGTGLVGRALRRAGHEGELVGIDVSAASLELADRTGAYSATRAADLQQPLGFDDGSFAGLICVGVMTYVPGVEAAWREFARVVAPGGVVVVTQREDLWDERECRSVIDTLSDEGVWTPIEVTEAQPYLPGNDQYSDAIGVHYVVARAI from the coding sequence ATGAACGAGCCAGGAGCCGACACCCGAGACGACGACGGCGACTGGTTGCTGCGCGGCAGCGCCGACGTCGACGACGTCACACGTTTCTACGACGACTGGGCGGGTCGCTACGACGACGACCTGGTCGATTGGTCCTACGAGGCACCGGACGTCGCCGCTCGCATGCTCTTGGAGCACGGGCCGAACCCGTCCCGCGTGCTCGATGCCGGGTGCGGCACCGGCCTCGTCGGTCGTGCGCTCCGGCGAGCGGGTCACGAGGGCGAACTCGTCGGCATCGACGTGTCGGCAGCCTCGCTGGAGCTGGCCGATCGCACCGGCGCGTACAGCGCGACCCGGGCCGCCGACCTCCAACAGCCGCTCGGGTTCGACGACGGCTCGTTCGCCGGTCTGATCTGTGTGGGCGTGATGACCTACGTGCCCGGCGTGGAGGCGGCGTGGCGCGAGTTCGCCCGAGTCGTCGCCCCCGGAGGCGTGGTCGTCGTGACCCAGCGCGAAGACCTGTGGGACGAGCGCGAGTGTCGGTCGGTCATCGACACGCTGTCGGACGAGGGGGTGTGGACACCGATCGAGGTGACCGAGGCCCAGCCCTACCTGCCGGGCAACGACCAGTACTCCGACGCGATCGGCGTCCACTACGTCGTCGCGCGAGCGATCTGA
- a CDS encoding NAD(P)H-dependent oxidoreductase: MKALVVIAHPCDDSFSHAAAERAVTGLTAAGHQVDTIDLYAEGYRTAMSYEERVAYHGDDPVLDPQVARHIELLQGSQILVFVYPTWWSGLPAILKGWLERTMVPGVGFRFDEKSGKVKPGLTHVKRIVGISTYGSPRVAVRLVNDNGRRTLTRTVRLSSGIRTRTEWFGLYGMDTASAGDRTAFLARIEQRLAGV, from the coding sequence ATGAAGGCGCTGGTGGTGATCGCCCACCCGTGCGACGACAGCTTCTCCCACGCCGCGGCCGAGCGTGCCGTGACCGGCTTGACCGCCGCCGGACACCAGGTCGACACGATCGACCTGTACGCCGAGGGGTACCGCACGGCGATGTCGTACGAGGAGCGGGTGGCGTACCACGGTGACGACCCCGTCCTCGATCCACAGGTCGCCCGGCACATCGAACTCCTGCAGGGCTCACAGATCCTCGTGTTCGTGTACCCCACGTGGTGGAGCGGCCTGCCGGCGATCCTCAAGGGGTGGCTCGAACGGACGATGGTGCCCGGCGTCGGGTTCCGGTTCGACGAGAAGTCGGGCAAGGTGAAGCCGGGGTTGACGCACGTGAAGCGCATCGTCGGGATCAGCACGTACGGGTCGCCGCGCGTTGCGGTGCGGCTCGTCAACGACAACGGCCGACGCACGCTCACCCGCACGGTGCGGTTGTCGAGCGGCATCCGCACCCGCACGGAGTGGTTCGGGTTGTACGGCATGGACACCGCGAGCGCCGGCGACCGCACCGCGTTCCTGGCCCGCATCGAACAGCGATTGGCGGGCGTCTGA
- a CDS encoding GNAT family protein: protein MPEPLAPVTLTGAHVRLEPLSLDHAEPLAAAAAVDRSTFELTWVPDSGDAARSYIAGLLDDHAAARVLPFAQRRLDTDEVVGCTRYLDPHWWRGRPEPDEIEIGGTWLGANAQRTAVNTEAKFLLLEYAFEELDVWRVAICTDARNQRSRDAILRIGASFEGLLRNHRLRADTDAPSPRQTAVYSIVGDEWPDVKRSLERRLGR, encoded by the coding sequence GTGCCCGAGCCCCTCGCCCCCGTCACGCTGACCGGAGCGCACGTGCGACTCGAGCCGCTGTCGCTCGATCACGCCGAACCACTGGCGGCGGCTGCTGCCGTCGATCGTTCGACGTTCGAGCTGACGTGGGTTCCCGACAGCGGCGATGCCGCCCGCAGCTACATCGCCGGGCTGCTCGACGATCACGCCGCCGCCCGTGTGCTGCCGTTCGCCCAGCGGCGACTCGACACGGACGAAGTCGTCGGCTGCACCCGGTATCTCGATCCACACTGGTGGCGGGGCCGACCCGAGCCCGACGAGATCGAGATCGGGGGCACGTGGCTCGGAGCGAACGCGCAACGGACGGCCGTCAACACCGAGGCCAAGTTCCTGCTGCTCGAGTACGCGTTCGAAGAACTCGACGTGTGGCGGGTCGCGATCTGCACCGACGCCCGCAACCAGCGCAGTCGCGACGCGATTCTCCGGATCGGTGCATCGTTCGAGGGGCTGCTGCGCAACCACCGGCTGCGGGCCGACACCGACGCACCGTCGCCGCGGCAGACGGCGGTGTACTCGATCGTCGGCGACGAGTGGCCCGACGTGAAGCGGTCGCTCGAACGGCGGTTGGGCCGATGA
- a CDS encoding pseudouridine-5'-phosphate glycosidase — MITPQVSDEVAAALADGRPVVALESTIFSNLGLPSPANAEALDRCIGVIRDGGAVPAITAVLDGVARVGLDPNEHERILGAARKVAERDLAVAVAQRWEFGATTVSASLALSAAVGVSVFATGGIGGVHRGSETTGDISADLDAMAHHAVITVCAGAKAFLDLARTLEYLETVGVPVLGWQHDDFPAFYTRSSGLPVPHRVETADEVAGVLVNRTRDRAGVLVGVPIPVADELDPVELDRVLDEALIDCDTAGITGAKVTPFVLGRIAEATDGRSVPANLALAENNARVATEIAVAVSSAA, encoded by the coding sequence ATGATCACTCCTCAGGTGTCCGACGAGGTCGCCGCCGCCCTCGCCGACGGCCGTCCGGTCGTCGCCCTCGAATCGACCATCTTCTCGAACCTCGGCCTGCCGTCGCCCGCCAACGCCGAGGCGCTCGACCGGTGCATCGGCGTCATCCGCGACGGGGGAGCGGTACCGGCGATCACCGCCGTCCTCGACGGTGTGGCCCGCGTCGGGCTCGACCCGAACGAGCACGAGCGGATCCTCGGGGCCGCCCGCAAGGTCGCCGAACGCGACCTCGCCGTGGCGGTCGCGCAGCGGTGGGAGTTCGGTGCGACGACCGTCTCCGCCTCGCTCGCCCTGTCGGCCGCGGTCGGCGTGTCGGTCTTCGCCACCGGCGGCATCGGCGGCGTGCACCGTGGATCGGAGACGACCGGCGACATCAGCGCCGATCTCGATGCGATGGCGCACCACGCCGTGATCACCGTCTGCGCAGGGGCCAAGGCCTTCCTCGACCTGGCTCGCACGCTCGAGTATCTCGAGACGGTCGGCGTTCCCGTGCTCGGCTGGCAGCACGACGACTTCCCCGCGTTCTACACCAGGTCGTCCGGCCTCCCCGTGCCGCACCGCGTGGAGACCGCCGACGAGGTCGCCGGTGTCCTGGTGAACCGCACCCGCGACCGCGCCGGCGTGCTCGTCGGCGTGCCGATCCCGGTCGCCGACGAACTCGACCCGGTCGAGCTCGACCGTGTGCTCGACGAAGCCCTGATCGACTGCGACACCGCCGGGATCACCGGCGCGAAGGTCACCCCGTTCGTGCTCGGCCGCATCGCCGAGGCGACCGACGGCCGGAGCGTGCCCGCGAACCTGGCGCTCGCGGAGAACAACGCCCGCGTCGCGACGGAGATCGCCGTCGCCGTGTCGTCCGCCGCCTGA